A window of the Miscanthus floridulus cultivar M001 chromosome 14, ASM1932011v1, whole genome shotgun sequence genome harbors these coding sequences:
- the LOC136504829 gene encoding uncharacterized protein isoform X5, producing the protein MRRRGEASPIHLLCYPSPHLESLHGTTSRLKYFPMDLVSAEFIYALKWLIIDDNRRSLLPETVEALMCTQDRLSSAIPDESSMAAEVIFPTATLSPTTNQQDNFKVWRVVLFC; encoded by the exons ATGCGGCGGCGAGGTGAAGCCTCTCCGATCCATCTCCTCTGCTATCCGTCTCCGCACCTAGAAAGTCTCCATGGGACCACATCAAG GCTGAAATATTTTCCCATGGATCTTGTCTCTGCAGAATTCATATACGCACTTAAGT GGCTGATCATTGATGACAACCGTCGTAGCTTGCTCCCGGAAACTGTTGAGGCTTTAATGTGTACACAGGATCGGTTGAGTAGTGCCATTCCAG ATGAGTCAAGTATGGCAGCAGAGGTCATATTTCCTACTGCAACTTTGTCACCAACTACAAACCAACAAG ATAATTTCAAGGTGTGGAGGGTCGTGCTTTTCTGCTAG
- the LOC136504829 gene encoding zinc finger BED domain-containing protein DAYSLEEPER-like isoform X3: MGPHQDLLPGIHDHYPLESSMGLSATTLGLSRFIHESYSSQHKRSELELYLDDPAHPEIDNDVFDIIAWWKLHGPKYPTISLMARDILSVPAYTVAFESAFSLAGLIIDDNRRSLLPETVEALMCTQDRLSSAIPDESSMAAEVIFPTATLSPTTNQQDNFKVWRVVLFC, translated from the exons ATGGGACCACATCAAG ACCTGTTGCCGGGTATTCATGACCACTATCCATTGGAGTCGTCAATGGGCTTATCTGCTACCACGCTAGGTTTATCAAGGTTTATCCATGAGAGTTACTCAAGTCAACACAAGAGGTCAGAATTGGAATTGTACCTTGATGATCCTGCTCATCCTGAAATTGATAATGATGTATTTGACATCATTGCATGGTGGAAGTTGCATGGTCCAAAATATCCAACCATTTCTCTAATGGCACGAGACATCCTAAGTGTTCCAGCATATACTGTTGCATTTGAATCGGCGTTTAGCTTAGCAGGGCTGATCATTGATGACAACCGTCGTAGCTTGCTCCCGGAAACTGTTGAGGCTTTAATGTGTACACAGGATCGGTTGAGTAGTGCCATTCCAG ATGAGTCAAGTATGGCAGCAGAGGTCATATTTCCTACTGCAACTTTGTCACCAACTACAAACCAACAAG ATAATTTCAAGGTGTGGAGGGTCGTGCTTTTCTGCTAG
- the LOC136504829 gene encoding zinc finger BED domain-containing protein RICESLEEPER 1-like isoform X2 — MRRRGEASPIHLLCYPSPHLESLHGTTSRLKYFPMDLVSAEFIYALKYLLPGIHDHYPLESSMGLSATTLGLSRFIHESYSSQHKRSELELYLDDPAHPEIDNDVFDIIAWWKLHGPKYPTISLMARDILSVPAYTVAFESAFSLAGLIIDDNRRSLLPETVEALMCTQDRLSSAIPDESSMAAEVIFPTATLSPTTNQQGQSVDAFLERL; from the exons ATGCGGCGGCGAGGTGAAGCCTCTCCGATCCATCTCCTCTGCTATCCGTCTCCGCACCTAGAAAGTCTCCATGGGACCACATCAAG GCTGAAATATTTTCCCATGGATCTTGTCTCTGCAGAATTCATATACGCACTTAAGT ACCTGTTGCCGGGTATTCATGACCACTATCCATTGGAGTCGTCAATGGGCTTATCTGCTACCACGCTAGGTTTATCAAGGTTTATCCATGAGAGTTACTCAAGTCAACACAAGAGGTCAGAATTGGAATTGTACCTTGATGATCCTGCTCATCCTGAAATTGATAATGATGTATTTGACATCATTGCATGGTGGAAGTTGCATGGTCCAAAATATCCAACCATTTCTCTAATGGCACGAGACATCCTAAGTGTTCCAGCATATACTGTTGCATTTGAATCGGCGTTTAGCTTAGCAGGGCTGATCATTGATGACAACCGTCGTAGCTTGCTCCCGGAAACTGTTGAGGCTTTAATGTGTACACAGGATCGGTTGAGTAGTGCCATTCCAG ATGAGTCAAGTATGGCAGCAGAGGTCATATTTCCTACTGCAACTTTGTCACCAACTACAAACCAACAAGGTCAATCAGTTGACGCTTTTCTTGAAAGATTATAA
- the LOC136504829 gene encoding zinc finger BED domain-containing protein DAYSLEEPER-like isoform X4: protein MGLSATTLGLSRFIHESYSSQHKRSELELYLDDPAHPEIDNDVFDIIAWWKLHGPKYPTISLMARDILSVPAYTVAFESAFSLAGLIIDDNRRSLLPETVEALMCTQDRLSSAIPDESSMAAEVIFPTATLSPTTNQQDNFKVWRVVLFC, encoded by the exons ATGGGCTTATCTGCTACCACGCTAGGTTTATCAAGGTTTATCCATGAGAGTTACTCAAGTCAACACAAGAGGTCAGAATTGGAATTGTACCTTGATGATCCTGCTCATCCTGAAATTGATAATGATGTATTTGACATCATTGCATGGTGGAAGTTGCATGGTCCAAAATATCCAACCATTTCTCTAATGGCACGAGACATCCTAAGTGTTCCAGCATATACTGTTGCATTTGAATCGGCGTTTAGCTTAGCAGGGCTGATCATTGATGACAACCGTCGTAGCTTGCTCCCGGAAACTGTTGAGGCTTTAATGTGTACACAGGATCGGTTGAGTAGTGCCATTCCAG ATGAGTCAAGTATGGCAGCAGAGGTCATATTTCCTACTGCAACTTTGTCACCAACTACAAACCAACAAG ATAATTTCAAGGTGTGGAGGGTCGTGCTTTTCTGCTAG
- the LOC136504829 gene encoding zinc finger BED domain-containing protein RICESLEEPER 1-like isoform X1, with amino-acid sequence MRRRGEASPIHLLCYPSPHLESLHGTTSRLKYFPMDLVSAEFIYALKYLLPGIHDHYPLESSMGLSATTLGLSRFIHESYSSQHKRSELELYLDDPAHPEIDNDVFDIIAWWKLHGPKYPTISLMARDILSVPAYTVAFESAFSLAGLIIDDNRRSLLPETVEALMCTQDRLSSAIPDESSMAAEVIFPTATLSPTTNQQDNFKVWRVVLFC; translated from the exons ATGCGGCGGCGAGGTGAAGCCTCTCCGATCCATCTCCTCTGCTATCCGTCTCCGCACCTAGAAAGTCTCCATGGGACCACATCAAG GCTGAAATATTTTCCCATGGATCTTGTCTCTGCAGAATTCATATACGCACTTAAGT ACCTGTTGCCGGGTATTCATGACCACTATCCATTGGAGTCGTCAATGGGCTTATCTGCTACCACGCTAGGTTTATCAAGGTTTATCCATGAGAGTTACTCAAGTCAACACAAGAGGTCAGAATTGGAATTGTACCTTGATGATCCTGCTCATCCTGAAATTGATAATGATGTATTTGACATCATTGCATGGTGGAAGTTGCATGGTCCAAAATATCCAACCATTTCTCTAATGGCACGAGACATCCTAAGTGTTCCAGCATATACTGTTGCATTTGAATCGGCGTTTAGCTTAGCAGGGCTGATCATTGATGACAACCGTCGTAGCTTGCTCCCGGAAACTGTTGAGGCTTTAATGTGTACACAGGATCGGTTGAGTAGTGCCATTCCAG ATGAGTCAAGTATGGCAGCAGAGGTCATATTTCCTACTGCAACTTTGTCACCAACTACAAACCAACAAG ATAATTTCAAGGTGTGGAGGGTCGTGCTTTTCTGCTAG